In the bacterium genome, one interval contains:
- a CDS encoding class I SAM-dependent rRNA methyltransferase, with product MPRLWLKKGREKGIKSGYLWIHPSDVERISSSAQDGAALDVMDSKDRFLGRALLNRNSPILARLFSRKRTPWDKQLLRERLLKAVQHRKAWGLDLSASRIVFGESDGIPGLVVDSYGSVAVVQITHPALEPMRKDLAGFLEQILGVSVVYERSDTPTRAQEGLEPKTGPILGELPGEIWIREGGLMVKVDVERGQKTGHYLDQKRNRLLVGPMARDRQVLDLFCYTGGFGLQCLAAGAKQVVFADSSGSALELAKANVERLGLSWRCQFVECNGFDLLRQMERQGRKFGMICLDPPAFAHSKTSLPGATRGYRELNLRAFKLLEPHGILVSSSCSSHLPVGLHLQILLEACLDAGREALLLYQWGQDLDHPVMPGHAPSRYLKCHVMQVLDPF from the coding sequence ATGCCCAGGCTCTGGCTCAAAAAAGGGAGGGAAAAGGGAATCAAGAGCGGGTATCTGTGGATCCACCCCTCTGATGTGGAACGGATCTCATCTTCAGCACAGGACGGAGCTGCTTTGGATGTAATGGATTCCAAGGATCGCTTCTTGGGTAGAGCCTTGCTTAACAGAAACTCTCCCATCCTGGCAAGGCTTTTTAGCCGCAAACGCACCCCATGGGACAAACAACTGCTTAGGGAAAGGCTCTTGAAGGCAGTTCAACATCGTAAGGCATGGGGTCTGGATCTCTCGGCCAGCAGGATTGTCTTCGGGGAGTCTGACGGTATCCCTGGCCTGGTGGTGGATTCCTATGGATCAGTAGCTGTGGTGCAGATAACCCATCCTGCCCTGGAACCCATGAGAAAAGATCTGGCCGGGTTCTTGGAACAGATCCTGGGGGTAAGTGTGGTATATGAGCGAAGCGATACGCCCACAAGAGCCCAAGAAGGCCTTGAACCCAAAACAGGGCCCATTCTGGGAGAACTGCCCGGAGAGATTTGGATCAGAGAAGGGGGGCTCATGGTAAAGGTGGATGTGGAAAGAGGCCAGAAAACAGGGCATTACCTGGACCAAAAGCGCAACAGGCTGCTTGTGGGTCCCATGGCCAGAGACCGCCAAGTGCTGGATCTTTTCTGCTACACAGGGGGCTTCGGACTGCAGTGTCTGGCAGCAGGGGCAAAACAAGTTGTTTTTGCAGACTCCTCGGGCTCGGCCTTGGAACTGGCCAAGGCCAATGTGGAAAGACTGGGCCTTTCCTGGCGCTGCCAGTTTGTGGAATGCAATGGCTTTGATCTGCTTCGTCAAATGGAGAGGCAAGGAAGGAAATTCGGCATGATATGTCTTGATCCTCCGGCCTTTGCTCACTCCAAGACATCCCTGCCAGGTGCCACCAGAGGCTACAGGGAACTAAACCTCAGGGCTTTCAAGCTCCTAGAACCGCATGGGATCCTGGTTAGCTCCTCTTGTTCCTCCCATCTCCCTGTGGGCTTGCATCTTCAGATTCTTCTGGAGGCCTGCCTGGATGCAGGTCGGGAGGCCCTTCTGCTTTACCAATGGGGGCAGGACCTGGATCATCCGGTAATGCCCGGCCATGCTCCTTCCCGTTACCTCAAATGTCACGTGATGCAGGTCCTGGATCCCTTCTAG
- a CDS encoding AIR synthase family protein, translating into MKQVKQNSFLATGKLPPALLKGLLERYGSKDPALVLGPGIGRDAAVLSLEKGLLVAKSDPITFASEEIGWYAVHVNANDLACLGGIPRWFLATVLLPEKKSDTHLVEAIFSQIHEACQELGVSLCGGHTEITLGLDRPILVGAMLGQVGPWGIVRSDGAKPGNRLLLTKGIAIEGTSVLAREHHGLKSKLKAKELKRCEALLRSPGISVVKEALAACETGGVNAMHDPTEGGIATAVWEMAESSGLGLLLRKDAIAVLPETKRVCEVLDLDPMGVLASGALLLAVESSTFEKVKGAILAQGIEVFEIGEFTENSREVMVLEHGSPTVFPCFQRDEVARALECQ; encoded by the coding sequence ATGAAACAGGTTAAACAGAACAGTTTCCTTGCAACCGGAAAACTTCCCCCAGCTTTGCTCAAGGGACTTCTGGAGAGATATGGCAGTAAGGATCCGGCATTGGTGCTGGGCCCAGGAATAGGCCGGGATGCTGCTGTTTTGAGCCTTGAAAAGGGGCTTTTGGTAGCCAAGAGCGACCCTATCACATTTGCCTCGGAGGAAATCGGCTGGTATGCAGTTCATGTAAATGCCAATGACCTGGCATGTCTGGGGGGGATCCCGAGATGGTTTTTGGCCACGGTTTTGCTCCCGGAGAAGAAATCTGACACCCATTTGGTGGAGGCTATTTTCTCTCAGATCCATGAGGCCTGCCAGGAACTGGGAGTCAGCTTGTGCGGAGGGCACACAGAGATCACCTTGGGGCTGGACAGGCCCATTTTGGTGGGAGCCATGTTGGGGCAGGTGGGCCCATGGGGGATTGTCAGATCCGACGGAGCCAAGCCAGGCAACAGACTCCTGCTTACCAAAGGGATTGCCATAGAAGGCACTTCGGTCTTGGCCAGGGAGCATCATGGCCTGAAAAGCAAGCTCAAAGCAAAGGAACTGAAACGCTGTGAGGCCCTGTTGCGCAGCCCTGGGATCAGTGTGGTCAAAGAAGCCTTGGCTGCATGTGAGACAGGGGGAGTCAATGCCATGCACGATCCCACCGAAGGAGGCATTGCCACCGCTGTGTGGGAGATGGCCGAATCATCCGGGCTGGGGCTTTTGCTCAGAAAGGATGCCATAGCAGTGCTTCCTGAAACCAAAAGGGTCTGTGAGGTCCTTGATTTGGATCCCATGGGAGTTCTGGCCTCAGGAGCCCTTTTGTTGGCAGTGGAGAGTTCCACGTTTGAAAAGGTAAAGGGTGCCATCTTGGCCCAAGGGATAGAGGTCTTCGAAATAGGAGAGTTTACAGAGAATTCCAGGGAGGTTATGGTGCTGGAGCATGGCAGCCCAACAGTTTTTCCATGTTTCCAGAGGGATGAGGTGGCCCGTGCCCTGGAGTGCCAGTGA
- a CDS encoding HD domain-containing protein gives MAEGRLPRGTKDPRPYEGVGIISDAIHGYIHYCRPVAGLQEKATEEALLDNPWVQRLRYIHQLQSAFWVYPSAEHSRFQHSLGAMHVAGRFASHLWEGLSHCFPETPSKAMVESLMRVAGLLHDLGHGPFSHMFDSEYLEPRWGINHEVVGGFLIQEILSELIRSINRSPSGTFSSGEVLEPHWVAYLIKRPSWGQEEAQEVPAWLKVLRVLFSSGIFTVDSLDFVRRDAYMSGLSRDPIDMERILHYSFVTEKGVTYSSYGLAALQQFLQARINLFQAIYYHRTTRALDLSIQAIFANTMRELLPLSPLEDPNKYLELTEYSLFEKVRQWAASRVKRLRDLGEAWAEILQRKRQWVTAYERTFYLDARDRSSPLADLFLRRDPENRQRIQQLIREKLPASTKGLNFVVDLASHDPRPDNPLDPGQCFWVLNQNTGQVEQETLAALLENVPYRIIKMRIMATDHSWDELLANAAESLLSERLPSYTTNV, from the coding sequence ATGGCTGAGGGCAGATTGCCCCGCGGCACAAAGGATCCGAGGCCTTATGAAGGGGTGGGCATCATCTCAGATGCCATCCATGGATACATTCACTACTGTCGCCCTGTTGCTGGCCTTCAAGAGAAGGCCACCGAGGAAGCCCTTTTAGACAACCCTTGGGTGCAAAGACTCAGGTATATTCATCAACTTCAAAGTGCCTTCTGGGTTTACCCATCGGCGGAACACAGCCGTTTTCAGCATTCCTTGGGTGCAATGCACGTGGCCGGAAGGTTCGCCTCTCACCTTTGGGAAGGTCTTTCCCATTGCTTTCCCGAGACCCCCTCCAAGGCCATGGTGGAGTCCCTCATGAGGGTTGCCGGGCTGCTGCACGATCTGGGACACGGCCCCTTCAGCCACATGTTCGACTCGGAGTACCTGGAGCCTCGTTGGGGCATCAACCATGAGGTAGTGGGAGGATTCCTGATACAGGAAATCCTCTCTGAGCTAATACGCTCCATTAACAGATCGCCTTCCGGAACATTCTCCTCCGGGGAAGTCCTGGAGCCTCACTGGGTTGCTTATCTCATAAAAAGGCCCTCTTGGGGGCAAGAAGAAGCACAGGAGGTTCCGGCTTGGCTAAAGGTGCTCAGAGTGCTTTTCTCCAGCGGTATTTTCACTGTGGACAGTCTGGATTTTGTGAGAAGAGATGCATACATGAGCGGTCTTTCCAGGGATCCCATAGACATGGAAAGGATCCTGCATTACAGCTTTGTGACCGAAAAAGGAGTGACCTACAGCTCCTATGGCCTGGCAGCCTTGCAACAATTCCTCCAGGCCAGGATCAACCTGTTCCAAGCCATTTATTACCACAGAACCACAAGGGCCTTGGATCTTTCAATCCAAGCGATCTTCGCCAACACCATGAGGGAGCTGCTTCCTCTTTCCCCTCTGGAAGACCCAAATAAATACCTGGAGCTCACAGAATATTCACTGTTTGAAAAGGTAAGGCAGTGGGCTGCAAGCCGGGTGAAGAGATTGAGGGATCTGGGAGAGGCCTGGGCCGAGATCCTCCAGAGAAAAAGGCAGTGGGTGACAGCTTATGAGAGAACCTTTTATCTGGATGCAAGGGACCGCAGCAGCCCTCTGGCGGATCTGTTCTTGAGAAGGGATCCTGAGAACCGCCAGAGGATCCAACAGCTCATCCGTGAAAAGCTGCCCGCCTCCACCAAGGGACTTAATTTCGTTGTGGATCTGGCCTCCCATGACCCCAGGCCAGACAACCCCCTGGATCCCGGACAATGCTTCTGGGTCCTAAACCAAAATACCGGCCAGGTGGAACAAGAAACCCTTGCTGCATTGCTGGAAAATGTGCCTTACAGGATCATAAAGATGAGAATCATGGCCACAGACCATTCATGGGATGAGCTCTTGGCCAATGCTGCAGAGAGCCTGCTGAGCGAGAGGCTACCCTCTTACACCACCAATGTGTAG
- a CDS encoding helix-hairpin-helix domain-containing protein, translated as MKKFYARLGGGFWLALITALVATILPELEGSSYPRPERECFGQCMYVQVKGLGKADGVHSVDRLTRLGDFLASLGHNAQGPVKDVILEQWSCLDFQSLEGNGAPSIGQMRESDKFLLGFPMDLNRAGVRDLLLLPGIGPGLAKRVVQERRQRGGFQSPEDLSRVKSIPRKTLERIQSMVVVQGEKILSSPYPEMN; from the coding sequence GTGAAGAAGTTCTATGCCAGGTTGGGAGGTGGATTCTGGTTGGCTCTTATCACGGCTCTGGTGGCTACGATTTTGCCAGAGCTGGAGGGGTCTTCATATCCAAGACCCGAAAGGGAATGTTTTGGGCAATGCATGTACGTGCAGGTAAAAGGTCTTGGAAAGGCTGATGGGGTTCACAGTGTGGATCGCTTAACCAGACTGGGGGATTTCCTGGCTTCCCTGGGACACAATGCTCAAGGCCCTGTGAAAGATGTGATTTTGGAGCAATGGAGCTGTTTAGATTTCCAAAGCCTGGAGGGCAATGGAGCCCCCAGCATAGGACAGATGAGGGAGTCGGATAAGTTTCTATTGGGCTTTCCCATGGATCTAAATCGTGCTGGAGTAAGGGATCTTCTTCTCCTTCCAGGAATAGGCCCGGGTCTGGCAAAAAGGGTGGTGCAGGAAAGAAGACAAAGGGGAGGTTTCCAATCTCCCGAGGATCTCTCAAGGGTCAAGTCCATTCCCAGGAAAACCCTTGAGAGGATTCAGTCCATGGTAGTGGTCCAGGGAGAAAAGATTCTTTCTTCACCATATCCTGAAATGAACTGA
- a CDS encoding aspartate kinase: MALIVQKFGGTSVANLECIRNVAQRVAKTREQGHQVVVVVSAMAGETDRLLALAKKAASEPSQREVDVLVATGEQVTSSLLAIVLEAMGYKAISLLGHQVRIFTDSNYTTARIRSIDRSRLKKELDEGRVVVVAGFQGIDQDGNITTLGRGGSDLTAVAISAALGADLCEIFTDVKGVFTTDPNICPEARKIDRISYEEMLEMASLGAKVLQTRSVEFAMKYNVPIHVRSSFSEEEGTMVVAEDQDMERVVVAGITYRTDEGKITIKKVPDTPGVAAKIFGPLAQENIVVDMIVQNVSEEGFTDLTFTVPEADVQRTVRIVEKVAMDLGARGVNSDTNIAKVSIIGVGMRSHSGVASKMFSALASEGINIQMISTSEIKISCVIEAKYKELAVRVLHKAFGLEEGSAREAPPLVETEQ; the protein is encoded by the coding sequence TTGGCTCTAATTGTTCAAAAATTTGGAGGAACATCAGTAGCTAACCTGGAATGTATCAGAAACGTGGCTCAAAGGGTGGCCAAGACCAGAGAACAGGGTCATCAAGTTGTGGTGGTGGTTTCTGCCATGGCCGGAGAGACGGACAGATTGTTGGCTCTGGCCAAGAAGGCAGCCTCTGAGCCTTCCCAGAGGGAAGTGGATGTGCTGGTGGCCACAGGCGAACAGGTGACCTCTTCCCTCTTGGCCATTGTGCTGGAGGCCATGGGATACAAGGCCATATCCCTTCTAGGCCATCAGGTCAGGATATTCACGGACAGCAACTATACCACGGCCAGGATCAGAAGCATTGACAGAAGCCGACTCAAGAAAGAGCTGGATGAAGGCCGTGTAGTGGTTGTGGCAGGCTTCCAAGGCATAGACCAGGATGGAAACATAACCACCTTGGGAAGGGGTGGATCTGATCTTACGGCAGTGGCTATTTCGGCAGCCCTGGGGGCGGATCTCTGCGAGATTTTCACTGATGTCAAGGGGGTCTTCACCACAGATCCCAACATCTGCCCAGAAGCCAGAAAGATAGATCGCATCTCCTATGAGGAGATGTTGGAAATGGCTTCCCTTGGGGCAAAGGTGTTACAGACAAGATCTGTGGAGTTCGCCATGAAATATAATGTGCCGATTCATGTTCGTTCCAGCTTTTCCGAGGAGGAAGGGACCATGGTTGTGGCAGAGGATCAGGACATGGAAAGGGTAGTGGTGGCTGGCATCACTTACCGAACAGATGAGGGCAAGATTACCATCAAGAAGGTGCCGGACACTCCCGGAGTGGCGGCCAAGATCTTCGGACCCCTTGCCCAGGAAAACATAGTAGTGGACATGATCGTCCAGAATGTCAGCGAAGAGGGTTTCACGGATCTGACCTTTACGGTGCCCGAGGCCGACGTACAAAGAACAGTGCGTATCGTGGAAAAGGTGGCAATGGATTTGGGGGCCCGGGGGGTAAACTCTGATACCAATATAGCCAAGGTTTCCATAATCGGAGTTGGCATGAGAAGCCATTCTGGTGTGGCCTCCAAGATGTTTTCAGCTCTTGCATCAGAGGGAATAAACATCCAGATGATCTCCACATCTGAGATAAAGATCTCCTGCGTCATAGAGGCCAAGTACAAGGAACTGGCGGTCAGAGTGCTTCATAAGGCCTTTGGGCTGGAGGAGGGGTCAGCCAGGGAGGCCCCTCCCCTGGTGGAAACCGAGCAGTGA
- the tsaE gene encoding tRNA (adenosine(37)-N6)-threonylcarbamoyltransferase complex ATPase subunit type 1 TsaE has translation MHEKPCLCVTSPSEAFTRFLGAQLGHLVDPGAVLALRGELGSGKTRFVQGLAQGLEVPASEGVCSPSFALIHEYVGGRLTLYHVDLYRLAAGVPDQELGLEEYFYSNGVCVIEWADRWLDWLPVKRLDVEFLVTGPRTRQISFRAWGQRYEELLDGLREALKSHKKRKRRG, from the coding sequence ATGCATGAGAAGCCCTGCTTGTGTGTAACGAGCCCCTCAGAAGCTTTTACCAGGTTCCTGGGGGCTCAACTGGGCCATCTGGTGGACCCAGGGGCTGTATTGGCCCTAAGAGGGGAGCTGGGCTCTGGGAAGACCAGGTTTGTTCAGGGACTGGCACAGGGACTGGAAGTACCTGCTTCGGAAGGGGTCTGCAGTCCTAGCTTTGCTTTGATACACGAGTACGTAGGGGGCAGGCTTACTTTGTACCACGTGGACCTCTACAGGCTTGCAGCGGGAGTTCCGGACCAGGAATTGGGACTAGAGGAGTATTTTTATAGCAATGGGGTCTGCGTCATAGAGTGGGCTGATAGGTGGCTGGACTGGCTTCCGGTGAAGCGTCTGGATGTGGAATTTCTTGTGACAGGCCCAAGAACCAGGCAAATAAGCTTTAGAGCATGGGGACAGAGGTACGAGGAGTTGCTGGATGGTCTAAGAGAGGCTCTCAAGTCTCACAAGAAAAGGAAAAGGAGGGGGTAA